A window of Juglans regia cultivar Chandler chromosome 7, Walnut 2.0, whole genome shotgun sequence contains these coding sequences:
- the LOC109004101 gene encoding uncharacterized protein LOC109004101 — translation MATHLQFHHCVSTLSPKLSFVRNPKFLRCFPAPFPRKVRVFTLREKFRGREGVYSVCCFCKTGSEIERVSVQEEENERPPFDINLAVILAGFAFEAYTSPSEKVGRCEIDAAGCKTVYLSESFVREIYDGQLFIKLKKGLDLPAMDPWGTSDPYVVMQLDGQVVKSKVKWGTKEPRWNEDFTFNIKKPPTKFLQVAAWDANLVTPHKRMGNAGISLDCLCDGYSHEMVVELEGIGGGGKIQLEVQYKTFDEIDEDKKWWRVPLVLEFLRKQGFESALKMVVGSESVQARQFVQYAFGQLKAFNDANLWKGQFSNIDKYDTMGLGKSNDSIVSDMPSQMDRDSEASSNETGYNKDSKLEDFYAENGGMEGEYPFEPVTPVGDSEQSDKLFWRNFADVISQNVVQKLGLSVPENLKWESFDLLNRTGLQSQKIAEEGYIESGLATPEGLGDEIDKTSGSLGISKIGSSIPDIKKVTQDIMRQTDSVLGALMLLNATVSQLTRDGRPVGKNEAKEENPIKLEDDVDVRHSTSEKLSSSRNGPVVDEKRAEEMKALFSTAETAMEAWAMLATSLGHPSFIKSEFEKICFLDNASTDTQVAIWRDFARRRLVIAFRGTEQARWKDLRTDLMLVPAGLNPERIGGDFKQEVQVHSGFLSAYDSVRTRIISLIKSAIGHIDDLSEPLLKWHVYVTGHSLGGALATLLALELSSSQLAKCRAISVTMYNFGSPRVGNKKFAEVYNRKVKDSWRVVNHRDIIPTVPRLMGYCHVAQPVYLAAGDLRDALENMELSGDGYQGDVLGESTPDVLVSEFMKGEKELIDKLLQTEINIFRSIRDGSALMQHMEDFYYISLLENVKSNYQTLTILQSNQQDSS, via the exons ATGGCTACCCATCTCCAATTCCATCACTGCGTCTCCACCCTCTCCCCCAAGCTATCCTTtgtccgaaaccctaaatttctTCGGTGCTTCCCTGCACCGTTTCCCCGGAAAGTTAGGGTCTTCACTTTGCGTGAGAAGTTCAGAGGCAGAGAGGGAGTTTACTCTGTTTGTTGTTTCTGTAAAAccggctccgagattgaaaggGTTTCGGTTCAGGAGGAAGAGAATGAGCGGCCCCCGTTCGATATCAACCTCGCTGTCATTCTCGCTGGTTTCGCATTTGAAGCCTACACAAGTCCCTCA GAAAAGGTCGGGCGGTGTGAGATTGATGCTGCAGGGTGTAAGACAGTGTATCTATCAGA GTCATTTGTACGTGAGATATATGACGGCCAATTGttcataaagttaaaaaagggTTTGGATTTGCCAGCCATGGATCCGTGG GGAACAAGTGATCCATATGTGGTCATGCAATTGGATGGACAAGTTGTCAAAAGCAAGGTCAAATGGGG GACAAAAGAGCCGAGATGGAATGAGGACTTCACTTTTAATATCAAGAAGCCTCCGACAAAGTTTCTCCAG GTTGCAGCTTGGGATGCAAACCTTGTAACTCCACATAAGCGAATGGGTAATGCAGGCATTAGTCTCGATTGCCTCTGTGATG GATATTCACATGAAATGGTAGTGGAGTTGGAAGGAATTGGTGGTGGTGGAAAGATACAGCTGGAG GTCCAGTACaaaacttttgatgaaattGATGAAGACAAAAAATGGTGGAGGGTTCCCCTTGTTTTGGAATTTCTTCGGAAACAGGGTTTTGAGTCTGCTCTGAAAATGGTTGTGGGCTCTGAGTCTGTACAAGCACGACAGTTTGTACAATATGCTTTTGGGCAGTTAAAGGCTTTCAATGATGCGAACCTTTGGAAGGGTCAGTTTTCTAACATTGACAAGTATGACACCATGGGACTCGGAAAATCAAATGATTCTATTGTGTCAGACATGCCTTCACAAATGGATAGAGATTCAGAAGCCTCTTCTAATGAGACGGGCTACAACAAAGATAGCAAATTAGAGGATTTTTATGCAGAGAATGGTGGTATGGAGGGTGAATATCCCTTTGAACCAGTGACACCTGTTGGTGATTCGGAGCAATCAGATAAACTTTTTTGGAGGAACTTTGCAGATGTTATCAGTCAAAATGTTGTTCAGAAACTTGGTCTCTCTGTTCCTGAGAATTTAAAGTGGGAATCATTTGACTTGTTAAATAGAACTGGCTTGCAATCTCAAAAAATTGCAGAAGAGGGTTATATTGAATCAGGGCTTGCAACTCCAGAAGGTCTGGGTGATGAGATCGATAAAACAAGTGGCTCACTTGGCATTAGCAAAATAGGGTCATCAATACCAGATATTAAAAAAGTGACACAGGATATAATGAGACAGACTGATTCTGTTTTAGGAGCATTGATGCTTCTGAATGCAACTGTTTCTCAATTAACAAGGGATGGGCGTCCTGTAGGAAAGAAtgaagcaaaagaagaaaatccaATCAAACTGGAAGATGATGTTGATGTAAGACACTCTACAAGTGAGAAGCTTTCCAGCTCTAGGAATGGGCCAGTTGTGGATGAAAAGAGAGCTGAGGAGATGAAAGCACTTTTTTCAACTGCTGAGACTGCCATGGAAGCTTGGGCTATGCTTGCCACATCACTTGGCCATCCTAGTTTTATTAAGTCTGAATTTGAGAAGATATGTTTCTTAGATAATGCATCCACAGACACACAG GTTGCAATTTGGCGTGATTTTGCAAGGAGAAGATTAGTTATCGCTTTCAGAGGGACTGAACAA GCACGATGGAAGGACCTGAGAACTGATCTGATGCTAGTTCCTGCAGG GCTAAATCCTGAAAGGATAGGGGGCGATTTCAagcaagaagtccaa GTTCACAGTGGTTTTCTAAGTGCATATGATTCAGTCAGGACAAGGATAATTTCTCTCATTAAATCTGCAATTGGTCATAT AGATGATCTTTCTGAGCCGCTGCTCAAATGGCATGTGTATGTGACCGGGCATAGTTTAGGTGGAGCATTGGCTACCCTTCTTGCTCTCGAGCTTTCCTCTAGTCAGTTAGCTAA GTGCAGGGCAATCTCTGTGACTATGTATAACTTTGGGTCTCCTAGAGTTGGTAACAAAAAGTTTGCAGAAGTTTATAACAGG AAAGTTAAAGATAGCTGGCGAGTTGTAAACCACAGAGATATTATACCAACAGTCCCTCGCTTGATGGGTTATTGCCATGTAGCTCAACCTGTTTATCTAGCAGCTGGAGATCTAAGAGACGCCTTG GAAAATATGGAGCTTTCAGGAGACGGTTACCAAGGTGATGTGCTTGGGGAGTCCACACCGGATGTTCTTGTCAGTGAATTT ATGAAGGGTGAGAAAGAACTGATTGATAAGCTTTTACAAACTGaaataaatatattccgttcaaTTAGAGATGGGAGTGCACTTATGCAGCATATGGAGGATTTTTATTACATCTCACTGCTAGAG AATGTGAAGTCGAATTACCAGACTCTCACCATTTTGCAATCCAATCAACAAGATAGCTCATGA